From Streptomyces fungicidicus, one genomic window encodes:
- a CDS encoding RDD family protein yields MTTEPPPGSGQQPPDDDPFKKHPPPGGPETPGPGSPYDTPGGAPPPPQGGDPYGGGGGPYGGGGGPYGGAPGSADPLAGMPPLADSARRTLARIIDMILVGIVVWLLTWPFGVSEYNVNGDNVNVGNSFGQSAVAAVLFIAYDTVLISRTGQTLGKKWLRMRVANLDNGATPSVQTSLARAAVLWLPFAFCCACLWTAIAGGWSFFDRPYKQGLHDKAAKTVVVSTG; encoded by the coding sequence ATGACCACCGAACCGCCCCCCGGCTCCGGTCAGCAGCCGCCGGACGACGACCCGTTCAAGAAGCACCCCCCACCGGGTGGCCCCGAAACCCCGGGCCCGGGCTCCCCGTACGACACCCCGGGAGGCGCGCCCCCGCCGCCCCAGGGCGGAGACCCGTACGGCGGTGGCGGAGGGCCCTACGGCGGTGGCGGCGGTCCGTACGGCGGCGCCCCCGGTTCCGCCGATCCCCTGGCCGGCATGCCCCCGCTCGCCGACAGCGCCAGGCGCACCCTCGCCCGCATCATCGACATGATCCTCGTCGGCATCGTCGTCTGGCTGCTCACCTGGCCGTTCGGGGTCAGCGAGTACAACGTCAACGGCGACAACGTCAACGTCGGCAACTCCTTCGGGCAGTCCGCCGTCGCGGCGGTGCTCTTCATCGCCTACGACACCGTCCTGATCTCCCGCACCGGCCAGACCCTGGGCAAGAAGTGGCTGCGCATGAGGGTCGCCAACCTGGACAACGGGGCGACCCCCTCCGTGCAGACCTCGCTGGCCCGCGCCGCCGTGCTGTGGCTGCCGTTCGCGTTCTGCTGCGCCTGTCTGTGGACCGCGATCGCGGGCGGCTGGAGCTTCTTCGACCGGCCCTACAAGCAGGGTCTGCACGACAAGGCGGCCAAGACGGTGGTGGTCAGCACCGGATGA
- a CDS encoding RDD family protein, translated as MSAPTPAPGEDRPREGYYPDPSIPGYVRYWNGASWVPGTSRPAPEDGESLAAPPGADPALPSVEETGPHFFDEDPAGEPAPAAPSEAQHGSRPEPASAWGADRSHQSGFGGGQDRRISWGADPRVPHTPAASAPETGPAVTPDEDAAAESGNTFVFRRPAPKPRQEAAPADEGTMTFRAVKPRTGQSGADPAASGRPGFGAGKAAAARAASSAATAPSGPQQAAAAPGVPPQTGGPAAPPAAAAAASAPLTSGPGGGQSSWAQQVHRLAGGEEPPVAPWKPPVEDVFQAAARRQSAARPAGLGRRLAARLLDTVVLGAVTAVAAVPLGTKALDHVDAKIEAAKQSGETVTVWLLDGTTSVHLAVVLAVLLLGGVLYEVLPTVKWGRTLGKKLMGLEVRDIEGHEAPQLGAALRRWLVYSVPGLLVVGVVGVLWCVFDKPWRQCWHDKAAHTFVAG; from the coding sequence ATGAGCGCCCCAACCCCGGCCCCCGGCGAAGACAGGCCCCGCGAAGGGTATTACCCGGACCCCTCCATCCCCGGATACGTCCGGTACTGGAACGGCGCCTCCTGGGTGCCGGGCACGAGCCGTCCGGCGCCCGAGGACGGCGAGTCGCTCGCCGCGCCGCCCGGCGCCGACCCGGCGCTGCCCTCCGTGGAGGAGACCGGACCGCACTTCTTCGACGAGGACCCGGCCGGCGAACCGGCGCCCGCGGCCCCGTCCGAGGCCCAGCACGGCAGCCGTCCCGAACCCGCCTCGGCGTGGGGCGCCGACCGCTCCCACCAGTCCGGCTTCGGCGGCGGCCAGGACCGCAGGATCTCCTGGGGCGCCGACCCGAGGGTGCCGCACACCCCGGCGGCGTCCGCGCCGGAGACCGGACCCGCCGTCACCCCGGACGAGGACGCCGCGGCCGAGTCCGGCAACACCTTCGTGTTCCGCAGACCGGCGCCGAAGCCGCGGCAGGAGGCCGCCCCCGCGGACGAGGGCACCATGACCTTCCGCGCCGTCAAACCGCGCACGGGGCAGTCCGGAGCGGACCCCGCGGCCTCCGGCCGGCCCGGTTTCGGCGCCGGCAAGGCGGCGGCCGCCCGCGCCGCCTCCTCCGCCGCCACGGCCCCGTCCGGACCCCAGCAGGCCGCCGCCGCCCCGGGCGTGCCCCCGCAGACCGGTGGCCCGGCGGCTCCGCCCGCCGCAGCCGCAGCCGCCTCCGCGCCGCTGACCAGCGGTCCCGGCGGCGGCCAGTCCTCCTGGGCGCAGCAGGTGCACCGGCTGGCCGGCGGCGAGGAACCGCCCGTCGCGCCCTGGAAGCCGCCGGTCGAGGACGTGTTCCAGGCCGCCGCCCGGCGCCAGTCCGCCGCCCGCCCCGCCGGGCTCGGCAGACGACTGGCCGCCCGGCTGCTGGACACCGTCGTCCTCGGCGCCGTCACCGCCGTGGCCGCGGTGCCGCTCGGCACGAAGGCCCTGGACCACGTCGACGCGAAGATCGAGGCGGCCAAGCAGTCCGGCGAGACCGTCACGGTCTGGCTGCTCGACGGCACCACCTCCGTCCACCTCGCCGTCGTCCTCGCCGTCCTGCTCCTCGGCGGGGTCCTCTACGAGGTGCTGCCCACGGTCAAGTGGGGGCGCACGCTGGGCAAGAAGCTGATGGGCCTCGAGGTCCGGGACATCGAGGGGCACGAGGCGCCGCAGCTCGGCGCGGCCCTGCGCCGCTGGCTGGTCTACAGCGTCCCCGGGCTGCTCGTCGTCGGTGTCGTCGGCGTCCTGTGGTGCGTCTTCGACAAGCCCTGGCGCCAGTGCTGGCACGACAAGGCCGCGCACACGTTCGTGGCCGGCTGA
- a CDS encoding FAD-binding oxidoreductase, with the protein MIMSRIEARRDEDTVAAGPLVDRLLGGLPPEAVLTDPDVTASYANDMASFCPAGSPAVVVLPRTVEQVQHVMRTATELRVPVVPQGARTGLSGAANATDGCIVLSLTRMDAILEISPVDRIAVVEPGVVNAALSRAVGEHGLYYPPDPSSWETCTIGGNIGTASGGLCCVKYGVTAEYVLGLDVVLADGRLMSTGRRTAKGVAGYDLTRLFVGSEGSLGVVVRAVLALRPKPPGQLVLAAEFASSAAACDAVCRIMAGGHVPSLLELMDRTTVKAVNDMARMGLPESTEALLLAAFDTTDPAADLAAVGALCEAAGATQVVPAEDAAESELLLQARRMSLVALEAVKGTTMIDDVCVPRSRLGELIEGVERISEKYRLTIGVVAHAGDGNTHPTVCFDAADPEESRRARESFDEIMALGLELGGTITGEHGVGVLKKEWLAREIGPVGLEMQRAVKQVFDPLGILNPGKLF; encoded by the coding sequence GTGATCATGAGCCGTATCGAAGCGCGACGCGATGAAGACACGGTGGCGGCCGGCCCTCTCGTCGACCGGCTGCTCGGCGGCCTGCCCCCCGAGGCCGTCCTCACCGACCCCGACGTCACGGCCTCCTACGCCAACGACATGGCGAGCTTCTGCCCGGCCGGCAGCCCCGCGGTGGTGGTACTGCCGCGCACGGTCGAACAGGTGCAGCACGTCATGCGCACCGCCACCGAGCTGCGGGTCCCCGTCGTCCCGCAGGGCGCCCGCACCGGCCTGTCGGGCGCCGCCAACGCCACCGACGGCTGCATCGTGCTCTCCCTGACCAGGATGGACGCCATCCTGGAGATCAGCCCGGTCGACCGGATCGCCGTCGTCGAACCCGGCGTCGTCAACGCCGCGCTCTCCCGCGCCGTCGGCGAGCACGGCCTCTACTACCCGCCGGACCCCTCCAGTTGGGAGACGTGCACCATCGGCGGCAACATCGGCACCGCGTCCGGCGGGCTGTGCTGCGTGAAGTACGGCGTGACGGCCGAGTACGTCCTCGGCCTGGACGTCGTCCTCGCCGACGGCCGGCTGATGTCCACCGGCCGCCGCACCGCCAAGGGCGTCGCCGGATACGACCTGACACGGCTGTTCGTCGGCTCCGAGGGCTCCCTCGGCGTCGTCGTCCGCGCGGTCCTCGCCCTGAGGCCCAAGCCGCCCGGGCAGCTGGTGCTGGCCGCCGAGTTCGCCTCCTCCGCCGCCGCCTGCGACGCCGTGTGCCGCATCATGGCCGGCGGCCACGTCCCCTCACTCCTCGAACTCATGGACCGTACGACGGTCAAGGCCGTCAACGACATGGCCCGCATGGGCCTCCCGGAGTCCACCGAGGCACTGCTGCTGGCCGCGTTCGACACCACCGACCCCGCGGCCGACCTCGCCGCCGTCGGCGCCCTGTGCGAGGCGGCCGGAGCCACCCAGGTGGTGCCGGCCGAGGACGCCGCCGAGTCCGAACTGCTGCTCCAGGCACGGCGGATGTCCCTGGTCGCGCTCGAAGCCGTCAAGGGCACCACGATGATCGACGACGTGTGCGTGCCCCGCTCCCGGCTCGGCGAGCTCATCGAGGGCGTCGAGCGGATCTCCGAGAAGTACCGGCTCACCATCGGCGTCGTCGCCCACGCCGGCGACGGCAACACCCACCCGACGGTCTGCTTCGACGCCGCGGACCCGGAGGAGTCGCGCCGGGCCCGCGAGTCGTTCGACGAGATCATGGCGCTCGGCCTGGAACTCGGCGGCACCATCACCGGCGAGCACGGCGTCGGCGTGCTGAAGAAGGAGTGGCTGGCGCGCGAGATCGGCCCGGTGGGGCTGGAGATGCAGCGGGCCGTCAAGCAGGTCTTCGACCCGCTGGGCATTCTCAACCCGGGCAAGCTGTTCTGA
- a CDS encoding tetratricopeptide repeat protein, whose protein sequence is MDDKPCEPRGRVRRRALLASAAGCAVLGGVLVLVPWGRPAPPPPGPGGRALAAVTGGVPAALPDLTVLAGERERRVRARPGDAEAWAVLGAARVELGLRLADPAYWTRAEEALRTSLKLRAKGNAPALRGLAALANARRDFAGARKWGEAARKAEPERWTTYPLLIEASAGLGDDERTGKLLEKLTGLRSGPAVMARAAAVYRDRGWREDAAAKLADAASAAGEPAERAAYLERAGQLAWERGDRQDALRHFQEAVRTDPDQRAAQAGQGRALAALGRMTEALSAYRVALAKQPRPEYALELGELYESLRLEQAAGVQYGVLRERVRVAAAHGADEGLVLGRYEADHGDPEAAVRRLRREWERRPSTEVADALGWALHRAGEDEEALPLAVRATEGTHGGGVRSALYVFHRGMIERSLERYGAARRHLEEALRINPYFSPVRVPQAKAALARLGEPSVQAGPASS, encoded by the coding sequence ATGGACGACAAGCCATGTGAGCCCCGCGGGCGGGTGCGCCGGCGGGCGCTGCTCGCCTCGGCGGCCGGGTGCGCGGTGCTGGGCGGGGTGCTGGTGCTGGTGCCCTGGGGGCGTCCGGCGCCGCCCCCGCCGGGGCCCGGGGGGCGGGCGCTGGCGGCGGTCACCGGCGGGGTGCCGGCCGCGCTGCCCGACCTGACGGTGCTGGCCGGGGAGCGCGAGCGCCGGGTGCGCGCGCGTCCGGGGGACGCGGAGGCCTGGGCGGTGCTCGGGGCGGCCCGGGTGGAGCTGGGGCTGCGGCTGGCGGACCCGGCGTACTGGACGCGGGCCGAGGAGGCGCTGCGCACCTCGCTGAAGCTGCGGGCGAAGGGCAACGCGCCGGCGCTGCGGGGGCTGGCGGCGCTGGCGAACGCGCGGCGGGACTTCGCCGGGGCCCGGAAGTGGGGCGAGGCGGCGCGCAAGGCGGAGCCGGAGCGGTGGACGACGTATCCGCTGCTGATCGAGGCGTCGGCGGGGCTCGGGGACGACGAGCGGACGGGGAAGCTGCTGGAGAAGCTGACCGGGCTGCGGTCGGGTCCCGCGGTGATGGCGCGGGCGGCGGCCGTGTACCGGGACCGGGGCTGGCGGGAGGACGCGGCGGCCAAGCTGGCGGACGCGGCGTCGGCCGCCGGGGAACCCGCCGAGCGGGCGGCGTATCTGGAACGGGCCGGGCAGCTGGCCTGGGAACGGGGCGACCGTCAGGACGCGCTGCGGCACTTCCAGGAGGCGGTGCGCACCGACCCCGACCAGCGGGCGGCGCAGGCCGGGCAGGGCAGGGCGCTGGCGGCGCTGGGACGGATGACGGAGGCGCTGAGCGCGTACCGGGTGGCGCTGGCGAAGCAGCCCCGGCCGGAGTACGCGCTGGAACTGGGCGAGCTGTACGAGTCGCTGAGGCTGGAGCAGGCGGCCGGGGTGCAGTACGGGGTGCTGCGCGAGCGGGTGCGGGTGGCCGCGGCGCACGGGGCGGACGAGGGGCTGGTGCTGGGGCGGTACGAGGCGGATCACGGGGACCCGGAGGCGGCCGTGCGGCGGCTCCGGCGGGAGTGGGAGCGGCGGCCGTCGACGGAGGTGGCGGACGCGCTGGGGTGGGCGTTGCACCGGGCCGGGGAGGACGAGGAGGCGCTGCCGCTCGCCGTGCGGGCGACCGAGGGGACGCACGGGGGCGGGGTGCGCAGCGCGCTGTACGTGTTCCACCGGGGGATGATCGAGCGGTCGCTGGAGCGGTACGGGGCGGCTCGGCGGCATCTGGAGGAGGCGCTGCGGATCAACCCGTACTTCTCGCCGGTGCGGGTGCCGCAGGCGAAGGCCGCGCTGGCCCGCCTGGGTGAGCCGTCTGTCCAGGCGGGGCCCGCGTCGTCCTGA
- the hppD gene encoding 4-hydroxyphenylpyruvate dioxygenase, giving the protein MDAVVFAVGNAKQAAHYYSTAFGMKLVAYSGPENGSRETASYVLESGSARFVLTSVIKQSTEWGAFLAGHVAEHGDGVVDLAIEVPDARAAYAYAVEHGARPLAEPYEVKDEHGTVVLAAIATYGKTRHTLVERGGYDGPYLPGYVAADPIVEPAAQRSFQAIDHCVGNVELGRMNEWVEFYNKVMGFTNMKEFVGDDIATEYSALMSKVVADGTLKVKFPINEPAIAKKKSQIDEYLEFYGGAGVQHIALNTNDIVRTVRQMRASGVQFLDTPDSYYDTLGEWAGETRVPVEILRELKILVDRDEDGYLLQIFTKPVQDRPTVFFELIERHGSMGFGKGNFKALFEAIEREQEKRGNL; this is encoded by the coding sequence ATGGACGCGGTCGTCTTCGCCGTGGGCAACGCCAAGCAGGCGGCGCACTACTACTCCACCGCCTTCGGCATGAAGCTGGTCGCCTACTCCGGACCGGAGAACGGCAGCCGCGAGACCGCGAGCTACGTCCTGGAGAGCGGCTCCGCCCGCTTCGTGCTCACCTCGGTGATCAAGCAGTCCACGGAGTGGGGCGCCTTCCTCGCCGGCCACGTGGCGGAGCACGGCGACGGCGTCGTCGACCTCGCCATCGAGGTCCCGGACGCCCGCGCCGCGTACGCCTACGCCGTCGAGCACGGCGCCCGCCCGCTCGCCGAGCCGTACGAGGTGAAGGACGAGCACGGCACCGTCGTCCTCGCCGCGATCGCCACCTACGGCAAGACCCGCCACACCCTGGTCGAGCGCGGCGGCTACGACGGCCCCTACCTGCCCGGCTACGTCGCCGCCGACCCGATCGTCGAGCCCGCGGCGCAGCGCTCCTTCCAGGCCATCGACCACTGCGTCGGCAACGTCGAGCTCGGCCGGATGAACGAGTGGGTGGAGTTCTACAACAAGGTCATGGGCTTCACGAACATGAAGGAGTTCGTGGGCGACGACATCGCGACCGAGTACAGCGCGCTGATGTCGAAGGTGGTGGCCGACGGCACGCTCAAGGTGAAGTTCCCGATCAACGAGCCCGCCATCGCCAAGAAGAAGTCCCAGATCGACGAGTACCTGGAGTTCTACGGCGGCGCGGGCGTCCAGCACATCGCGCTGAACACCAACGACATCGTGCGCACGGTCCGCCAGATGCGCGCGTCCGGCGTGCAGTTCCTGGACACGCCCGACTCGTACTACGACACGCTCGGCGAGTGGGCGGGCGAGACCCGGGTGCCGGTCGAGATCCTGCGCGAGCTGAAGATCCTCGTCGACCGGGACGAGGACGGCTACCTGCTGCAGATCTTCACCAAGCCGGTCCAGGACCGTCCGACGGTCTTCTTCGAACTCATCGAACGCCACGGCTCGATGGGCTTCGGCAAGGGCAACTTCAAGGCCCTCTTCGAGGCCATCGAACGCGAACAGGAAAAGCGCGGCAACCTGTAA
- a CDS encoding Lrp/AsnC family transcriptional regulator, which yields MAIDHLDGRIILLLAREPRIGVLEMSRRLGVARGTVQARLDRLQSNGVIRGFGPQVDPAALGYPVTAFATLQIRQGQGADVRAHLATVPEVLELHTTTGTGDMMCRLVARSNADLQRVIDRVVGFDGIVRASTAIVMENPVPLRIIPLVEQAALGE from the coding sequence ATGGCGATCGATCATCTGGACGGGCGGATCATCCTGCTGCTGGCGCGGGAGCCGCGGATCGGGGTGCTGGAGATGTCCCGGCGGCTGGGGGTGGCGCGGGGCACCGTGCAGGCCCGGCTGGACCGCCTTCAGTCGAACGGAGTCATCCGCGGATTCGGTCCCCAGGTGGATCCGGCGGCCCTCGGCTACCCGGTCACGGCGTTCGCCACGCTGCAGATCCGGCAGGGTCAAGGAGCCGACGTACGAGCCCACTTGGCGACCGTGCCGGAGGTGCTGGAGCTGCACACCACCACCGGTACCGGGGACATGATGTGCCGCCTCGTGGCGCGCTCCAACGCCGATCTCCAGCGGGTGATCGACCGCGTCGTCGGTTTTGATGGCATCGTCCGGGCCTCCACGGCGATCGTCATGGAGAACCCCGTTCCGCTGCGGATCATCCCGCTGGTGGAGCAGGCCGCGCTCGGGGAGTGA
- a CDS encoding ABC transporter permease codes for MNFWEYLQSRHQQILTDAYQHASVVFQCMVVATLLGVLIGVVTYRSEWAGNLATTTTAALLTIPSLAMIGLLIPLVGLGVPPTVIALTLYGLLPIVRNSIVGLRGVDPSLVDAAKGIGMSRSARLARVELPLAWPPILTGIRVSTQMLMGIAAIAAYASGPGLGNLIFRGIASLGSKNALNQVLAGTLGIIILALLFDAAYVLIGRLTIPGGIRA; via the coding sequence GTGAACTTCTGGGAGTACCTGCAGAGCCGGCACCAGCAAATCCTCACCGACGCGTACCAGCACGCCAGCGTCGTCTTCCAGTGCATGGTGGTGGCGACCCTGCTCGGTGTGCTGATCGGTGTGGTCACCTACCGCAGCGAGTGGGCGGGCAACCTCGCCACGACCACCACCGCGGCCCTGCTGACCATCCCCTCGCTGGCCATGATCGGTCTGCTGATCCCGCTCGTGGGGCTCGGGGTGCCGCCGACGGTGATCGCCCTGACGCTGTACGGGCTGCTGCCGATCGTGCGGAACTCGATCGTGGGCCTGCGAGGGGTCGACCCCTCGCTGGTGGACGCGGCCAAGGGGATCGGGATGTCGCGCTCGGCCCGGCTGGCGCGGGTGGAGCTGCCGCTGGCCTGGCCGCCGATCCTGACCGGGATCCGGGTCTCCACGCAGATGCTGATGGGCATCGCCGCCATCGCCGCGTACGCCTCCGGGCCCGGCCTCGGCAACCTGATCTTCCGCGGGATCGCCTCCCTGGGCAGCAAGAACGCGCTGAACCAGGTCCTCGCGGGCACGCTCGGGATCATCATCCTCGCCCTGCTGTTCGACGCCGCGTACGTCCTGATCGGACGGCTGACCATCCCCGGGGGGATCCGTGCCTGA
- a CDS encoding betaine/proline/choline family ABC transporter ATP-binding protein (Members of the family are the ATP-binding subunit of ABC transporters for substrates such as betaine, L-proline or other amino acids, choline, carnitine, etc. The substrate specificity is best determined from the substrate-binding subunit, rather than this subunit, as it interacts with the permease subunit and not with substrate directly.), producing MPDASASAPSAPGPSAPGPETSGGDSPSVGATIELEGLTKQYPGSALPAVDNVTMDFKEGETVILVGPSGCGKSTLLKMINRLIEPTAGRIRIGGEDVTDMDPVRLRRKIGYAIQASGLFPHMTVAQNIALVPKMLRWPSARVRARVEEMLDLVGLDPGEFHGRYPRQLSGGQQQRVGVARALAADPPVLLMDEPFGAVDPITRDHLQDELIRLQRELHKTIVFVTHDFDEAIKLGDRIAVLRERSHIAQFDTPEAILTNPSDDFVSGFVGAGAALKRLNLSRVRDVEITEYPTVNVDDPLQDIFDRLRSGGTNEVLVLDKQGRPYKWLRRGDMMRAKGSLARAGTLVNDTVTRDATLRDALEAVLTDNTGRVAVTGRRGAYEGVVDVETLMNSVHELLEADRLEAREAQHDLQEQRASQTHAEQEGFGGEAKA from the coding sequence GTGCCTGATGCGTCCGCGTCCGCGCCGTCCGCGCCCGGCCCCTCCGCGCCCGGCCCGGAGACATCCGGGGGCGACTCCCCGTCGGTCGGGGCGACCATCGAGCTGGAGGGCCTCACCAAGCAGTACCCCGGCAGCGCGCTGCCGGCCGTCGACAACGTCACGATGGACTTCAAGGAGGGCGAGACGGTGATCCTCGTCGGCCCGTCCGGCTGCGGGAAGTCCACCCTCCTGAAGATGATCAACCGGCTGATCGAGCCGACGGCCGGCCGGATCCGGATCGGCGGCGAGGACGTCACCGACATGGACCCGGTGCGGCTGCGCCGCAAGATCGGGTACGCGATCCAGGCCAGCGGGCTGTTCCCGCACATGACGGTGGCGCAGAACATCGCGCTGGTGCCGAAGATGCTGCGCTGGCCCTCGGCCCGGGTGCGGGCCCGGGTGGAGGAGATGCTGGACCTGGTCGGACTGGACCCCGGCGAGTTCCACGGCCGCTACCCGCGCCAGCTGTCCGGCGGCCAGCAGCAGCGGGTGGGGGTGGCGCGGGCCCTGGCGGCGGATCCGCCGGTGCTGCTGATGGACGAGCCGTTCGGGGCGGTCGACCCGATCACCCGGGACCATCTCCAGGACGAGCTGATCCGGCTCCAGCGGGAGCTGCACAAGACGATCGTCTTCGTCACCCACGACTTCGACGAGGCGATCAAGCTGGGCGACCGGATCGCGGTGCTGCGCGAACGCTCCCACATCGCCCAGTTCGACACCCCGGAGGCGATCCTCACCAACCCCTCCGACGACTTCGTGTCCGGGTTCGTGGGCGCCGGGGCGGCGCTGAAACGGCTCAACCTCAGCCGGGTCCGGGACGTGGAGATCACCGAGTACCCCACGGTGAACGTCGACGACCCGCTGCAGGACATCTTCGACCGGCTCCGCAGCGGCGGCACCAACGAGGTCCTGGTGCTCGACAAGCAGGGGCGCCCCTACAAGTGGCTGCGGCGCGGCGACATGATGCGCGCCAAGGGGTCGCTGGCCCGCGCGGGCACCCTGGTGAACGACACGGTGACCAGGGACGCGACGCTGCGGGACGCGCTGGAGGCGGTGCTCACCGACAACACCGGGCGGGTCGCCGTCACCGGGCGGCGCGGCGCGTACGAAGGGGTCGTGGACGTGGAGACGCTGATGAACTCCGTGCACGAACTGCTGGAGGCGGACCGGCTGGAGGCCAGGGAGGCGCAGCACGATCTGCAGGAGCAGCGGGCCTCGCAGACGCACGCCGAGCAGGAGGGCTTCGGCGGGGAGGCGAAGGCGTGA
- a CDS encoding ABC transporter permease, with product MSTSASGSFGRRPGSGREVEEPPYRDEGGEPPEETAAPPPYPGVKPPRVTWRKLTFLPVALIVLLLATWIWFEQADLDALTRNALSNGQVSKALWQHIELTVISTFFVLIIAIPLGILLTRRTFRGATPAAMAFANMGQATPAIGLLALLVIWLGIGRRAALIGIIAYAVLPVLANTIAGLKANDPTLLEAARGIGMSPMGVLTRVELPLAVPLILAGVRTALVLNVGTATLATFGGGGGLGVLITTGITSQRMPVLVLGSVLTVALALLVDWLASLAELLLRPRGLEAGP from the coding sequence GTGAGCACCTCCGCCTCCGGCTCCTTCGGACGGCGTCCCGGGAGCGGGCGCGAGGTGGAGGAGCCGCCGTACCGGGACGAGGGCGGTGAACCGCCGGAGGAGACCGCGGCCCCTCCCCCGTACCCGGGTGTGAAGCCGCCCCGGGTGACCTGGCGGAAACTGACGTTCCTGCCGGTGGCGCTGATCGTCCTGCTGCTCGCGACCTGGATCTGGTTCGAGCAGGCCGACCTGGACGCGCTGACCCGGAACGCGCTGTCCAACGGGCAGGTGTCCAAGGCGCTGTGGCAACACATCGAGCTGACCGTGATCTCGACGTTCTTCGTGCTGATCATCGCGATCCCGCTGGGCATCCTGCTGACCCGCCGGACGTTCCGCGGGGCCACCCCGGCGGCCATGGCGTTCGCCAACATGGGTCAGGCGACCCCGGCGATCGGTCTGCTGGCGCTGCTGGTGATCTGGCTGGGCATCGGCCGCAGGGCGGCCCTGATCGGCATCATCGCCTACGCCGTGCTGCCGGTGCTGGCCAACACCATCGCGGGCCTGAAGGCCAACGACCCGACGCTGCTGGAGGCGGCGCGCGGCATCGGCATGTCCCCGATGGGCGTGCTGACGCGGGTGGAGCTGCCGCTGGCCGTCCCGCTCATCCTCGCCGGTGTGCGCACGGCGCTCGTGCTGAACGTCGGCACGGCGACGCTGGCCACGTTCGGCGGGGGCGGGGGCCTGGGCGTACTGATCACGACCGGGATCACCAGTCAGCGGATGCCGGTGCTGGTGCTGGGCTCGGTCCTGACCGTGGCCCTCGCCCTGCTGGTGGACTGGCTGGCCTCGCTGGCGGAACTGCTGCTGCGGCCCCGGGGTCTGGAGGCGGGGCCATGA